A window from Hemicordylus capensis ecotype Gifberg chromosome 2, rHemCap1.1.pri, whole genome shotgun sequence encodes these proteins:
- the CCHCR1 gene encoding coiled-coil alpha-helical rod protein 1 isoform X3 translates to MGPKSQPVWASREAGSGRRNLRRDTHTHTRRCLQQLPWRGSLDREAEPSDVRHTLAMSQQAEIISHQLHEIQRLEAELAALRVASAQQESTMASRENVLSHLQEELSELRRQSQTEVAALKAELEAVGESSRLETEALRKELEELRRQSGLEADFLREELESSKARHGHEIGLAQKELQRVLEEAEAERKRQKEKARECLQAVLKEQQAELSRLSEAHGAEVASLKHQVCALQQDLEAQHQEVAQLRDKRDALQNQLSVAEAELTSQNALLLQLKTYVGEQDSRQPNAEREQLITRVQQLEEDKDALKITAELLQIRLASLSDILTLQETELSKKVQLQDPLQSESSEKLQCLMTRWREKVFSLLVQLKSQELSHTDTTKLLQRKVKELEEEVAFREQKVTLLLHSLEDKTAEANMERVRNKTLQAEALRSKELAQNLQQKAEAGENALWGLREFVSRLHQHLMGQEETWKAALSRLVGLGNRVAFAAKRVDTIQGLVCQKVALAKLQQEEKSGPARPDQERIHPPYEDLQVELQMLHEERDRLSVELKRGAQLIEKKVAEAHERAESDLKEMRETVQSLQEALGAKVVMEQALRQQQEAVERQLEAGRNDLQKSQEAAESLRQELGQLREEYEKAMQEKVTEVETELRRDLSEMEKRLNEARREHTKAVVALRQAERQAARDKTRSEEMARLQESATQQETTRLEGRLRELERDKNLLMATLRQEGLLTQYRQNRLAAVQAPVESIGKMGTKPPSKESLFAVLDDLQVLSAAILDDEDKEKPDKDISTSADI, encoded by the exons ATGGGCCCGAAGAGTCAGccggtatgggcatcaagggaggccggcagtgggaggaggaatctccgcagagacacacacacacacacccgccgctgccttcaacaactcccctggagggg GTCCCTGGACAGAGAAGCGGAGCCCTCCGATGTGCGTCACACCCTAGCCATGTCTCAACAAGCTGAGATAATTTCTCACCAGCTCCATGAGATCCAAAGGCTGGAGGCCGAActtgctgccctgcgagttgccTCCGCCCAGCAGGAGTCAACAATGGCCAGTCGAGAGAATGTCCTCTCCCACCTCCAGGAAGAGCTGTCGGAGCTCAGAAGGCAGAGCCAGACAGAAGTCGCTGCCTTGAAGGCGGAGCTGGAGGCAGTCGGGGAGAGCAGCAGGCTGGAGACGGAGGCTCTGAGGAAAGAGTTAGAGGAGCTTAGGAGGCAGAGTGGTTTGGAGGCAGAtttcttgagggaggagcttgagTCATCCAAGGCCAGGCATGGCCATGAAATTGGCTTGGCGCAGAAAGAGCTGCAGAGGGTGCTTGAAGAGGCAGAAGCTGAGCGGAAGAGGCAGAAGGAGAAAGCTCGGGAGTGCCTACAGGCAGTGCTCAAAGAGCAGCAGGCAGAG TTGTCCAGGCTCTCTGAAGCCCATGGGGCTGAAGTAGCCTCCCTGAAACATCAGGTATGTGCACTCCAGCAGGATTTGGAAGCTCAGCATCAGGAGGTTGCCCAACTAAGAGACAAGAGGGATGCTCTACAGAACCAATTAAG TGTTGCTGAGGCAGAGCTGACTTCCCAAAAtgctttgctgctgcagctgaaaaCATATGTTGGAGAGCAGGACTCAAGGCAGCCAAATGCTGAGCGGGAGCAACTGATCACTAGAGTGCAG CAACTGGAAGAGGATAAGGATGCCCTGAAAATTACAGCTGAGCTGCTGCAGATTCGTCTAGCTTCACTCAGTGATATACTGACTCTACAGGAGACAGAGCTCAGCAAAAAG GTCCAACTGCAGGATCCCCTTCAGTCTGAGTCGTCTGAGAAGCTTCAGTGCCTGATGACCCGGTGGCGTGAAAAGGTTTTTTCTCTCCTGGTACAGCTGAAATCTCAGGAGCTTAGTCATACAGACACCACTAAATTGCTACAGAGGAAG GTAAAAGAACTAGAAGAAGAAGTAGCCTTCAGAGAACAAAAGGTGACTCTTTTGCTCCATAGCCTTGAGGACAAGACTGCTGAAGCTAATATGGAAAGAGTGAGAAACAAG ACTCTGCAGGCAGAGGCATTGCGCTCAAAGGAACTGGCACAGAATCTCCAACAGAAAGCCGAGGCTGGTGAAAATGCCCTTTGGGGTCTGAGGGAATTTGTCAGCAG GCTACACCAGCATCTTATGGGACAGGAAGAGACATGGAAGGCAGCCTTGTCACGTCTAGTAGGTTTGGGAAACAGAGTCGCTTTTGCAGCAAAAAGAGTTGACACCATCCAAG GGCTCGTGTGTCAGAAGGTGGCACTAGCTAAGCTTCAGCAAGAGGAGAAATCTGGTCCTGCTAGACCTGACCAAGAGAG GATTCATCCACCTTACGAAGACCTACAAGTCGAGTTACAGATGCTGCATGAGGAACGGGACCGGCTCTCAGTGGAGCTTAAACGTGGGGCACAACTCATAGAGAAGAAGGTGGCTGAAGCACATGAGAGAG cGGAGTCCGATCTTAAGGAGATGAGAGAGACAGTACAGAGCCTGCAGGAGGCCCTAGGGGCGAAAGTAGTAATGGAACAAGCCCTGCGGCAACAACAAGAAGCTGTGGAGAGGCAGCTGGAGGCAGGACGCAATGACCTGCAGAAGAGTCAGGAGGCTGCGGAGAGTCTGAGGCAGGAGCTGGGACAATTAAGGGAGGAGTATGAGAAAG CCATGCAAGAGAAGGTGACGGAAGTTGAAACAGAGCTACGGAGGGATCTGTCGGAAATGGAAAAAAGGCTGAATGAGGCACGGAGAGAGCACACCAAGGCAG TGGTTGCCCTACGCCAGGCTGAGCGACAGGCAGCAAGAGATAAAACCCGCAGTGAGGAAATGGCCAGGCTGCAAGAATCTGCCACACAACAGGAAACCACACGACTTGAAGGACGTTTGCGAGAGCTTGAGAGGGACAAGAACCTGCTAATG GCTACCTTAAGACAGGAAGGGCTACTGACCCAGTATCGGCAGAATCGGCTGGCAGCAGTCCAGGCCCCAGTAGAGTCAATTGGGAAGATGGGAACTAAACCTCCATCTAAAG AGTCCCTTTTTGCTGTGCTGGATGACCTGCAGGTTCTGAGTGCTGCTATTTTGGATGATGAGGACAAAGAAAAACCAGACAAAGATATCAGCACCAGTGCTGACATCTAA
- the CCHCR1 gene encoding coiled-coil alpha-helical rod protein 1 isoform X2, producing MPAGAPWGTTALLNWEAAELRRENQRLKDELHKWATKGNKTEVLGNRTRSLDREAEPSDVRHTLAMSQQAEIISHQLHEIQRLEAELAALRVASAQQESTMASRENVLSHLQEELSELRRQSQTEVAALKAELEAVGESSRLETEALRKELEELRRQSGLEADFLREELESSKARHGHEIGLAQKELQRVLEEAEAERKRQKEKARECLQAVLKEQQAELSRLSEAHGAEVASLKHQVCALQQDLEAQHQEVAQLRDKRDALQNQLSVAEAELTSQNALLLQLKTYVGEQDSRQPNAEREQLITRVQQLEEDKDALKITAELLQIRLASLSDILTLQETELSKKVQLQDPLQSESSEKLQCLMTRWREKVFSLLVQLKSQELSHTDTTKLLQRKVKELEEEVAFREQKVTLLLHSLEDKTAEANMERVRNKTLQAEALRSKELAQNLQQKAEAGENALWGLREFVSRLHQHLMGQEETWKAALSRLVGLGNRVAFAAKRVDTIQGLVCQKVALAKLQQEEKSGPARPDQERIHPPYEDLQVELQMLHEERDRLSVELKRGAQLIEKKVAEAHERAESDLKEMRETVQSLQEALGAKVVMEQALRQQQEAVERQLEAGRNDLQKSQEAAESLRQELGQLREEYEKAMQEKVTEVETELRRDLSEMEKRLNEARREHTKAVVALRQAERQAARDKTRSEEMARLQESATQQETTRLEGRLRELERDKNLLMATLRQEGLLTQYRQNRLAAVQAPVESIGKMGTKPPSKESLFAVLDDLQVLSAAILDDEDKEKPDKDISTSADI from the exons ATGCCTGCTGGAGCACCCTGGGGTACCACAGCTCTGCTTAACTGGGAGGCAGCTGAACTCAGACGAGAAAATCAGAGATTGAAGGATGAACTCCATAAATGGGCTACAAAAggaaataagacagaagtactagGAAACAGAACCAG GTCCCTGGACAGAGAAGCGGAGCCCTCCGATGTGCGTCACACCCTAGCCATGTCTCAACAAGCTGAGATAATTTCTCACCAGCTCCATGAGATCCAAAGGCTGGAGGCCGAActtgctgccctgcgagttgccTCCGCCCAGCAGGAGTCAACAATGGCCAGTCGAGAGAATGTCCTCTCCCACCTCCAGGAAGAGCTGTCGGAGCTCAGAAGGCAGAGCCAGACAGAAGTCGCTGCCTTGAAGGCGGAGCTGGAGGCAGTCGGGGAGAGCAGCAGGCTGGAGACGGAGGCTCTGAGGAAAGAGTTAGAGGAGCTTAGGAGGCAGAGTGGTTTGGAGGCAGAtttcttgagggaggagcttgagTCATCCAAGGCCAGGCATGGCCATGAAATTGGCTTGGCGCAGAAAGAGCTGCAGAGGGTGCTTGAAGAGGCAGAAGCTGAGCGGAAGAGGCAGAAGGAGAAAGCTCGGGAGTGCCTACAGGCAGTGCTCAAAGAGCAGCAGGCAGAG TTGTCCAGGCTCTCTGAAGCCCATGGGGCTGAAGTAGCCTCCCTGAAACATCAGGTATGTGCACTCCAGCAGGATTTGGAAGCTCAGCATCAGGAGGTTGCCCAACTAAGAGACAAGAGGGATGCTCTACAGAACCAATTAAG TGTTGCTGAGGCAGAGCTGACTTCCCAAAAtgctttgctgctgcagctgaaaaCATATGTTGGAGAGCAGGACTCAAGGCAGCCAAATGCTGAGCGGGAGCAACTGATCACTAGAGTGCAG CAACTGGAAGAGGATAAGGATGCCCTGAAAATTACAGCTGAGCTGCTGCAGATTCGTCTAGCTTCACTCAGTGATATACTGACTCTACAGGAGACAGAGCTCAGCAAAAAG GTCCAACTGCAGGATCCCCTTCAGTCTGAGTCGTCTGAGAAGCTTCAGTGCCTGATGACCCGGTGGCGTGAAAAGGTTTTTTCTCTCCTGGTACAGCTGAAATCTCAGGAGCTTAGTCATACAGACACCACTAAATTGCTACAGAGGAAG GTAAAAGAACTAGAAGAAGAAGTAGCCTTCAGAGAACAAAAGGTGACTCTTTTGCTCCATAGCCTTGAGGACAAGACTGCTGAAGCTAATATGGAAAGAGTGAGAAACAAG ACTCTGCAGGCAGAGGCATTGCGCTCAAAGGAACTGGCACAGAATCTCCAACAGAAAGCCGAGGCTGGTGAAAATGCCCTTTGGGGTCTGAGGGAATTTGTCAGCAG GCTACACCAGCATCTTATGGGACAGGAAGAGACATGGAAGGCAGCCTTGTCACGTCTAGTAGGTTTGGGAAACAGAGTCGCTTTTGCAGCAAAAAGAGTTGACACCATCCAAG GGCTCGTGTGTCAGAAGGTGGCACTAGCTAAGCTTCAGCAAGAGGAGAAATCTGGTCCTGCTAGACCTGACCAAGAGAG GATTCATCCACCTTACGAAGACCTACAAGTCGAGTTACAGATGCTGCATGAGGAACGGGACCGGCTCTCAGTGGAGCTTAAACGTGGGGCACAACTCATAGAGAAGAAGGTGGCTGAAGCACATGAGAGAG cGGAGTCCGATCTTAAGGAGATGAGAGAGACAGTACAGAGCCTGCAGGAGGCCCTAGGGGCGAAAGTAGTAATGGAACAAGCCCTGCGGCAACAACAAGAAGCTGTGGAGAGGCAGCTGGAGGCAGGACGCAATGACCTGCAGAAGAGTCAGGAGGCTGCGGAGAGTCTGAGGCAGGAGCTGGGACAATTAAGGGAGGAGTATGAGAAAG CCATGCAAGAGAAGGTGACGGAAGTTGAAACAGAGCTACGGAGGGATCTGTCGGAAATGGAAAAAAGGCTGAATGAGGCACGGAGAGAGCACACCAAGGCAG TGGTTGCCCTACGCCAGGCTGAGCGACAGGCAGCAAGAGATAAAACCCGCAGTGAGGAAATGGCCAGGCTGCAAGAATCTGCCACACAACAGGAAACCACACGACTTGAAGGACGTTTGCGAGAGCTTGAGAGGGACAAGAACCTGCTAATG GCTACCTTAAGACAGGAAGGGCTACTGACCCAGTATCGGCAGAATCGGCTGGCAGCAGTCCAGGCCCCAGTAGAGTCAATTGGGAAGATGGGAACTAAACCTCCATCTAAAG AGTCCCTTTTTGCTGTGCTGGATGACCTGCAGGTTCTGAGTGCTGCTATTTTGGATGATGAGGACAAAGAAAAACCAGACAAAGATATCAGCACCAGTGCTGACATCTAA
- the CCHCR1 gene encoding coiled-coil alpha-helical rod protein 1 isoform X1 — protein sequence MDRREESDKQLDPPAAFGAPRPTGPRGLIPPSHFQSRSAPPPPMPAGAPWGTTALLNWEAAELRRENQRLKDELHKWATKGNKTEVLGNRTRSLDREAEPSDVRHTLAMSQQAEIISHQLHEIQRLEAELAALRVASAQQESTMASRENVLSHLQEELSELRRQSQTEVAALKAELEAVGESSRLETEALRKELEELRRQSGLEADFLREELESSKARHGHEIGLAQKELQRVLEEAEAERKRQKEKARECLQAVLKEQQAELSRLSEAHGAEVASLKHQVCALQQDLEAQHQEVAQLRDKRDALQNQLSVAEAELTSQNALLLQLKTYVGEQDSRQPNAEREQLITRVQQLEEDKDALKITAELLQIRLASLSDILTLQETELSKKVQLQDPLQSESSEKLQCLMTRWREKVFSLLVQLKSQELSHTDTTKLLQRKVKELEEEVAFREQKVTLLLHSLEDKTAEANMERVRNKTLQAEALRSKELAQNLQQKAEAGENALWGLREFVSRLHQHLMGQEETWKAALSRLVGLGNRVAFAAKRVDTIQGLVCQKVALAKLQQEEKSGPARPDQERIHPPYEDLQVELQMLHEERDRLSVELKRGAQLIEKKVAEAHERAESDLKEMRETVQSLQEALGAKVVMEQALRQQQEAVERQLEAGRNDLQKSQEAAESLRQELGQLREEYEKAMQEKVTEVETELRRDLSEMEKRLNEARREHTKAVVALRQAERQAARDKTRSEEMARLQESATQQETTRLEGRLRELERDKNLLMATLRQEGLLTQYRQNRLAAVQAPVESIGKMGTKPPSKESLFAVLDDLQVLSAAILDDEDKEKPDKDISTSADI from the exons ATGGACAGACGGGAAGAGTCAGATAAACAGCTGGACCCCCCTGCTGCCTTTGGAGCCCCAAGGCCCACTG GTCCCAGGGGGTTGATCCCACCATCACATTTCCAGAGCCGGTCAGCACCACCTCCACCCATGCCTGCTGGAGCACCCTGGGGTACCACAGCTCTGCTTAACTGGGAGGCAGCTGAACTCAGACGAGAAAATCAGAGATTGAAGGATGAACTCCATAAATGGGCTACAAAAggaaataagacagaagtactagGAAACAGAACCAG GTCCCTGGACAGAGAAGCGGAGCCCTCCGATGTGCGTCACACCCTAGCCATGTCTCAACAAGCTGAGATAATTTCTCACCAGCTCCATGAGATCCAAAGGCTGGAGGCCGAActtgctgccctgcgagttgccTCCGCCCAGCAGGAGTCAACAATGGCCAGTCGAGAGAATGTCCTCTCCCACCTCCAGGAAGAGCTGTCGGAGCTCAGAAGGCAGAGCCAGACAGAAGTCGCTGCCTTGAAGGCGGAGCTGGAGGCAGTCGGGGAGAGCAGCAGGCTGGAGACGGAGGCTCTGAGGAAAGAGTTAGAGGAGCTTAGGAGGCAGAGTGGTTTGGAGGCAGAtttcttgagggaggagcttgagTCATCCAAGGCCAGGCATGGCCATGAAATTGGCTTGGCGCAGAAAGAGCTGCAGAGGGTGCTTGAAGAGGCAGAAGCTGAGCGGAAGAGGCAGAAGGAGAAAGCTCGGGAGTGCCTACAGGCAGTGCTCAAAGAGCAGCAGGCAGAG TTGTCCAGGCTCTCTGAAGCCCATGGGGCTGAAGTAGCCTCCCTGAAACATCAGGTATGTGCACTCCAGCAGGATTTGGAAGCTCAGCATCAGGAGGTTGCCCAACTAAGAGACAAGAGGGATGCTCTACAGAACCAATTAAG TGTTGCTGAGGCAGAGCTGACTTCCCAAAAtgctttgctgctgcagctgaaaaCATATGTTGGAGAGCAGGACTCAAGGCAGCCAAATGCTGAGCGGGAGCAACTGATCACTAGAGTGCAG CAACTGGAAGAGGATAAGGATGCCCTGAAAATTACAGCTGAGCTGCTGCAGATTCGTCTAGCTTCACTCAGTGATATACTGACTCTACAGGAGACAGAGCTCAGCAAAAAG GTCCAACTGCAGGATCCCCTTCAGTCTGAGTCGTCTGAGAAGCTTCAGTGCCTGATGACCCGGTGGCGTGAAAAGGTTTTTTCTCTCCTGGTACAGCTGAAATCTCAGGAGCTTAGTCATACAGACACCACTAAATTGCTACAGAGGAAG GTAAAAGAACTAGAAGAAGAAGTAGCCTTCAGAGAACAAAAGGTGACTCTTTTGCTCCATAGCCTTGAGGACAAGACTGCTGAAGCTAATATGGAAAGAGTGAGAAACAAG ACTCTGCAGGCAGAGGCATTGCGCTCAAAGGAACTGGCACAGAATCTCCAACAGAAAGCCGAGGCTGGTGAAAATGCCCTTTGGGGTCTGAGGGAATTTGTCAGCAG GCTACACCAGCATCTTATGGGACAGGAAGAGACATGGAAGGCAGCCTTGTCACGTCTAGTAGGTTTGGGAAACAGAGTCGCTTTTGCAGCAAAAAGAGTTGACACCATCCAAG GGCTCGTGTGTCAGAAGGTGGCACTAGCTAAGCTTCAGCAAGAGGAGAAATCTGGTCCTGCTAGACCTGACCAAGAGAG GATTCATCCACCTTACGAAGACCTACAAGTCGAGTTACAGATGCTGCATGAGGAACGGGACCGGCTCTCAGTGGAGCTTAAACGTGGGGCACAACTCATAGAGAAGAAGGTGGCTGAAGCACATGAGAGAG cGGAGTCCGATCTTAAGGAGATGAGAGAGACAGTACAGAGCCTGCAGGAGGCCCTAGGGGCGAAAGTAGTAATGGAACAAGCCCTGCGGCAACAACAAGAAGCTGTGGAGAGGCAGCTGGAGGCAGGACGCAATGACCTGCAGAAGAGTCAGGAGGCTGCGGAGAGTCTGAGGCAGGAGCTGGGACAATTAAGGGAGGAGTATGAGAAAG CCATGCAAGAGAAGGTGACGGAAGTTGAAACAGAGCTACGGAGGGATCTGTCGGAAATGGAAAAAAGGCTGAATGAGGCACGGAGAGAGCACACCAAGGCAG TGGTTGCCCTACGCCAGGCTGAGCGACAGGCAGCAAGAGATAAAACCCGCAGTGAGGAAATGGCCAGGCTGCAAGAATCTGCCACACAACAGGAAACCACACGACTTGAAGGACGTTTGCGAGAGCTTGAGAGGGACAAGAACCTGCTAATG GCTACCTTAAGACAGGAAGGGCTACTGACCCAGTATCGGCAGAATCGGCTGGCAGCAGTCCAGGCCCCAGTAGAGTCAATTGGGAAGATGGGAACTAAACCTCCATCTAAAG AGTCCCTTTTTGCTGTGCTGGATGACCTGCAGGTTCTGAGTGCTGCTATTTTGGATGATGAGGACAAAGAAAAACCAGACAAAGATATCAGCACCAGTGCTGACATCTAA